DNA from Spirochaetota bacterium:
TACTTCTTCTCCAGGGCGTTTCCAGGGAGGAGCGCCGGGACCGGTCGCGGCGCATACTGGAAGAGGTGGGCCTCGGCAAGGAGATCAACCGTCTTCCCAAGGAGATGTCCGGGGGCCAGCAGCAGCGCGTGGCCGTGGCCCGCGCCATCGTGTCGGAGCCGGAGCTGGTGCTTGCCGACGAGCCCACGGCCAACCTTGACCAGAAGACCGGCTCAAGCCTCCTTGACCTGATGCACGACCTGAATCATCAGAAAAACATCACCTTCCTCTTTTCGACCCACGACCAGATGGTCATGGACTACGCGGAGCGCCTCATCAGGCTCTCCGACGGCATGATAATCTCCGATGAGAAAAAAAAGAGCGCCCGGGAAAGCTCGGTGAAAAAAGCAAAAGCAAAAAAGAAAAAATGAAGGTGCTTCGCCATGGCCGTTCATATTCCTATCCGCCTAATTATGCCATTGCTCCTGCTGATGCTCGCAGGAACGATTTCGGCAACACAGGGCCAGAAAAAAAACGCGCCCCCGAAGCCGGACGATCCGGCACGCGTTGAGCAGAAGAATGACAACGCCGAAGAAGCCGGCGCGGGGGAAAGGGGCAAAAAAAACGCCGGAAAGGACAAGGCCCTTATAAACGAGCCGCCATCAGCGGATGATAGTGATGAATCACTGGACGAACAAAAAGATGCCCGGTTCAAATTCAAGGGGCAGGTGAAAAATCTCTTCACCTTCCATGAGACCGACAACTTTATCGAGGACAATCCCCTGTCAACGGTCCACAAGGACCTGATTGCCGATCTCACCCGGATCAGGCTCTCGCCGGAATTCCTGTACAAGGATATTTTAAGCATCAGGGTAGATTACGATAACGAGCTGATTGCGAGCAATTACGGCAACAGCCTCTATTTCAAGAGCTACTGGCGGACGTCGCAGTACAACGATTTCCTGCACCTGTCCTGGGAGCCGTACCGGGGCGATGAGGTCTACTACCGCACCAAGATACACCGGGCCTACATCAAGGTGAATGTCGATCATTTCACCGCCACCGTGGGGAGGCAGCAGATACGGTTCGGCAGTGGCAAGCTCTGGAATCCCCTGGATATTCTGAATCCCATATCGCCCACCTTTGTGGAAGGTGGCGACGACCAGAAGGGAACCGATGCCGTGAAGCTCGATTTCTTCCCGGACGACAAAACGGAGATATCTTTTGTCTATGACCTGAAGAAAAGCGACAACAAGATAGATAAATTCAACATGGGGGATTGCAACTATATTATAAGGGCGAAAACCTCCATCAAGGACACGGACCTCGCCCTGCTGGGGGGCTATGTAACCCGCCGCTGGACCGGGGGTTTCGACTTCGCAGCCATTCTCTTTGACGGAATGCTCCGAGGGAGCATGATCGTCACACAGGCGCCGTCACCCTATTTCAAGCCTGAGGATAGCCGATACTACTGGAAATATCTCCTCACCACGAAGAACGAGTGCTTCCCGGTCTATTTCCAGGCCAACGTCGGGTACGAGTACACCTTCAAGGCGGGAGTGTATTTCCTGGCGGAATATTTCTACAACCAGCGGGCCCTGAACTACAACAAGGACCTGAAACTGGCCGGCCTATCCTCCCAGCTGAACGCCATGGACCAGGGGACCTACCTCCAGATCGCCAACCAGTTCCTCACGACGAACCAGCACTACGTGGCCGTGGCCCTGGGCTACGACTTCCACCCCCTGGTGCGCGGAGAGCTCTTCGCCATCGGCGATATCCAGGGACAGGGAATCTTCTGGTCCCCGGCCCTGAAGATCAACGCCTATGAGAACCTGGATTTCACCGTCGGGGCCATGGGCGCCTTTGTCATCGGCAACAAGGCATCCGATTTTTCAGAATTCAGGAAGAACTATCTCTTCTACGCGTCGGGGAGCTACGTGTTTTAAATAAGCAGACTTGTAGCGTATCCCGTTGTCATCAAACCTCCACCACATGGGAAAAAGGTCCGTGTATTACCAGGGAGAATGTGACACAACAGGCCTTATTTGAAATGATCATGGCGCTACTGAGGCCCCGTGACAATCAAAAAGTTCTGTACTGGGGCCTTGCAAATTTGATCTAGGGCACGCCATGCCCCGACATGCATGACGCCCCCTCCCTTTATTTTGCCAGCGGCGGATCGGTTTTTACGAACCACGGCAGGGCGCCGATGGCGATAGCATTCTCCGGCATGGCCGGATCGTACACAATCCCGACCTCGTCCCCCTTTTTCAGCAGGCCCTCGGGCATGCCTACCTTGACGTTACAATTCTTCCCGGAAGCGTCCGTAAAGCTGCAGGTGGCGGTCCAACTGATGGTGGTGCGCCACACCCCAACACGCCCCGTCATATGCGTTTCAGTTTTGCGGGTGATGGTGCCGACCGTGGCCGTTGCGGCTGTCCCGTGTTCGATGACCCATATGGCGCGCATGATCCTTGGTGCGCCGCTCACGATAAGCAGGATGGCAAGAATGACGAGGGGGACGCCGAACAGGACCGTAAACATCGCGTTGTCCGCGGCGCACTTGATGTCACGTATGCAGGAGCAGGACGGGTCCTTCACCGAATAGTCGACGGTGACCGGGCTCTTTTCCATGACTATGTACCCCGTCTGGTACCCGACGCCGGCATAGGTCTTTCCGTTCACCGTGTATGAGTATTCCACCCGGTATTCGTTGTTGCGGGCCTTCGTGCTGTAGGAGATGCATTCGGTCTTCGTCACCACGCCACGGATCTCCGCCTGCTCGCCGGCTGAGCAGAACCAGCACTTCGGCTCCACGTTGCGGGCTGCGAGGTGGTTGTTCGCGAACCAGGCAACAACGCAGAGGAGGATGACGCCGAAGACGAGCCTCCGCGACCTGTACGCGAGGGCGACCTTCTGGTGCATCCCCAGGCTCCTGGCTTTTTTCGCGGCCCCGCCGGATACCTTCTTCATCCGGTCCAGCCTCATGTAAACGTGCCCTTTTCCGCTTTTTTTCATATTCATTCACTCCCCTGATATTTTCCGGCTCGTATTAAATACCGCGCAGTCCCGATGTATCGGGACTGATTATTTTCTCGCATAACGAAAAAAAATAGCGGCCGGAGTGTAACGATGACCCGACCGATGAATAGTAAACCAATGGTCAGAAATAATAGCAAGAAAAAACTGGATTTTTTAAAAAAATGACAGTCGCAGCTTTTACCGGTTTAAAAACCTCCCTGGATTTATTTCGGATATTTTCTTCCGCTCCTCATCGGTCAACTCGACAAAGATGGTGTTGATGGATGAATAGAAGTGACCCTCCATTTCCACCATGTAGTAATCCGACCCGAAGAGCATTTTGTCGCCCACGGGACCGGCTATCATTTTTTTCATTGTTGGATAAAAATCCCGGTAGCTGAACGTATAGGAAATATCGGTATACACATTCTCATACCGCATGGTCAGGTTGATGATCTTGTCGACCCAGGTGCCTTTTCTGCCGGACAGGTACAAACGCCATTCATCCTCGCCGCCGAAGTGGGCCAGGTTCAGGCGCAGTTTCTTATACTTTTCCAGGACAGGTACCCAGTTGCGCGGATCGTTGAAATAGCGTTTCCATTTCGACCGGACAAGGAACCGCTCGTTCCTATCGATATATTCATACTCGTCCCCGTTGAACATGGTACCCTTTACCCGAATGGAATGGAAATCGGTATTGATCCCTCCTCTGGAGCAATGGGTCGTGACAGGGATGCCCTTCTCCTCGCAATGGCCGAATATCTCCATGAGGACCGGATCGCTGGGGAGATATCCGAGGGCGGGATAGATCTTGACGCCGTAAAAATCCTTTTGGTCGCCCACCGACTGTTTCACCAGGTCGAAGATCCCTTTCCTTCTCGGATCCACTGCCAGGAATGGAAAAAGAATGTCCCTGTTATCTTTTTTAAGCTCGATCATCTCCCTCATCTGGGAAAGGAACGTATCATCCTGGTCGCTGTTGCCTTTAAATCCGAACTGGAAATCCATCATGAGGGGAGTGAAGATTGTTCCCGGTGGGTAGTAGCGGACCATGGTATCGAAGATGACCTTCATGGAGCGCCTGTTTCCCGTTTTAAGGAAATAGGCGTAACTGCTCAGCCTGTCCCGGTCGGTCCAGGGCAATAGATTATGAAGAAATATGGCCACCTGGCCCACGTCGTTGCGCCTGACCCAGAACTTCTGGAAATAGGCGTCCGGCACATACTTGAAATTAAAGATATGGCCATGCACATCTATCATGGCGATGCTCCCTCCGGTAGCCCCAGATTTCAGTATGGTCAACATACTTATGGGTATGCCCCTGCCAGGGGGGCTGTTCTTTTATATCTTATTACGGATGATTGGCTGAACTACTGCATCTGGTTCTTGAAATCGTCGAGATTCACGCCCTCCAGGTGCTGCTGTATCAGCTGCTCCAGGTCATCGGCCGTGGCAAGCATCTCCTCCACCGTGGGATGGTGATCGAAAATGAACACGATATAGGAAAGGAAGCTCTTGGTGATCTTGATGCCGAATTCAGCAAAATAGACATCGACGCCGTCCTGGAGGCATTTTCCCACGGCGATGGAATCCTCCGCTTCATTGAAGTAATCGGCACGCTCTTTGAAGAGTCGCGGCACTGCTTCATCGTCAAAAATCAGGTGGGTGACCCCGGCCTCTTCCAGGAGCTTTTTAAAGGGTTTCACCCCGATGAATTTATACAGTGTATAGGGTTTCTCAGATGCCATACATGAATGTCCTCACCTGTTCTTGGTGGCCTCCCATGGCTTTCGTTCCCTGTTGACGAGATAAAACCCGCGGATGAGGTTCCCGCTGCGGAGATACTCGCCGCTGTACTGCTGGGTGAAATAGGCGTTCGCTCCCAGCCTCCGGAGCTCCTGCTGCGTCGTTACGGAGCGCGTGAAGTATAGCCTGCCGTTGGCAATACCCACGTTTTTCAGATATTCCGTGGCGCCCCGTCCCCAGTTGGGAAAACGGATCGTGCCGTAGATATACCCTCCGCTGGCGCGGAGCGACAGGTACCCATGGTTGCCGGCAGCGTTGACCGTGTAGTCGCCTACGTAATCCTTCTGGGCAGGCTGCCACGCCCCCAGGTCCTCTCCCGGCTCCTCCTTCGTGCCGAAGAATTCGATATACTCGATCCCCTTCATCGAGCGCAGAGAAAGGCTCCTGCCCGTCTCCTTTGCCTGAAGGGCTTCCCGCTTTGTGGGATATGCCGATGTATCGCGGGAGCTTATGAACACGTTTCCCGCGATGAAAAGCGCCCGGGCCCGGTAAAAGCTTCCGGAGGTTTCCTTCACAAGGGCATCGTAGCGCGCAAACACCGCCAAGAGGAAGACCAGTGTTACGGAAATTAATATTCCCGCGGCCGGGGGGACCGCGATGGCAATAATCCTTTTTTTATCTGGCATGGTGCCACCATCCCTTTTTTTCTCATGATAGGCAGTTTTATATGCATAAATACCGACGAATGTGATATCTCATTTTTTCGATGTGATATACGAGATAGTGCATGGATTTGCTCTTAAACAAGCAAAACATGGATGTTTTGCGTAAAGCGAGGATGGTCCAGGATGGACCTTCCGCTGCAAAACAACCGACTATCAATAGCTGACAAATGAAACGAGTAAAAAATGAGATGTCACACTCGCTACTATCATTCAATAGTTAAATGTTTGCCTATTGCACCACAATATTGACGAGCTTCCCCGGAACCACGATGACCTTTTTCACGGTCTTTCCGGCGATGAAATCCTTTATCTTCTCGTGCTCCCGGGCCATCTTCTCCATTTCCTCTTTGGTGATGGCGGCGCTGACCTGCTCCTTGCCGCGGATTTTGCCGTTCACCTGGAAGACGATCTCGACCTCGTCGCGCCTGGCCAGGGACTCGCTGTAATCCGGCCAGGGCACCTCGTGAAGATGGGTTTTGTTCCCCAGCATCTCCCACAGCTCCGCGGCCACGTGGGGAATGAAGGGCGAGAGCATGGCCAGGAGCTTGCCGAAGACCTCGGAGATAAAGAGCTTCCCTTCGGGCGTGGCGAGCTCCTTCTCGTCTACGAGGTAGAGGGCGTTAACCAGCTCCATCATCCGGGCGATGGCGGTGTTGTACTGCATCCGCTCGCGGAGGTCGTAGGTGACTGACTTCACGGTGAGGTGCAGCTCCCGCCGGGCCTTTTCCAGCCCCTCGCTCAGTGCGGCGCCTTCAAGTTTTGCCCCGGCCTGGTAGAGATCGCTGAAGCGGTTCACGAAGCGCCAGATGCGACCGATGAAGCGGAAGCACCCCTCGACGCCCTTGTCGGACCACTCCAGCTGCTTGTGGGGCGGGGCGGTGAAGAGCATGAAGAGGCGCACCGTGTCTGCCCCGTACTTCTCGATGATGGCGTCCGGGTCGACGACGTTGCCCTTGGACTTGCTCATCTTTGCGCCGTCCTTTATCACCATCCCCTGGGTGAGGAGATGGGTGAAGGGCTCCCGCGACTTGAGGAGTCCCATGTCGTTCATTACCATGGAGAAAAACCGCGCGTACAGGAGATGAAGCACCGCGTGCTCGATCCCGCCTATGTACTGGTCCACCGGCATCCAGTACTCCACCTCGCCGCGGTCGAAGATCTCCTTCGAGTCGGGCGACGTGAACTTGGCGTAATACCAGGAGGAGTCCACGAAGGTATCCATGGTGTCGGTCTCGCGCCGGGCTTTACCCCCGCACTTCGGGCAGGGGACATTCTTGAATTCGTCCATGTGGATGAGGGGGGACTGGGAATCCCCCTTGAAATCGACTTCGGTCGGGAGCGCCACGGGGAGGTCCTTTTCCGGGACCGGGACCATGCCGCATTTTTCGCAGTAGATCATGGGGATCGGGCACCCCCAATAGCGCTGGCGGGACACCAGCCAGTCGCGGATGCGGAAGTTCACCTCCCGCCTGGCGAAGCCCTTGGATTCGGCGTAGTCCGATATCTTCTCGATCGCGTCCATGTTGGGGACGCCGTTGAACTGGCCTGAATTGACGCAGACCCCCTCGTCCACGTAGGCGTCGGTCATGGCATTGACATCGATGGGCGCCTTCGGATTGTCGATGACGAGCTTCACCGGGATGCCGTACTTCTTGGCAAAGGCGAAGTCGCGGGTGTCATGGGCCGGGACCGCCATGATGGCCCCCGTTCCGTATTCCATGAGGACGAAGTTCCCCACGAAGAGGGGAACAATATCGCCGGTGAAGGGATTCACGATCTTAAGGCCCGTGTCGATGCCCTCCTTCTCCTTGTCGTCGGAAATGCGGTCGAACATCGACTGGTTCCTGATCCGGGCGATGAACTCCCGTATTTTTTTATCCTGGACCCGGTCGAGGAGCGGGTGCTCCGGGGCGATGACCATGAAGGTGACGCCGTACACCGTATCGGGCCTGGTGGTGTAAATGGGAAAATCCTCGCCGCTGTCCAGCTTGAAGTTGATGCGGAGGCCCGTGGAGCGGCCGATCCAGTTCCGCTGCATCGTGAGGACCTGCTCCGGCCAGGCGCCGTCCGGGGCGAGTTCCTCGTGCCCCTTCAGGAGATCATCGGCGTAATCGGTTATCTTGAAGAACCACTGCTCGAGCTCCTTCTGGGTTACCTCGCTCTCGCAGCGCCAGCAGATGCCCCCCTCGGCCTGCTCGTTGGCCAGCACGGTGCCGCACTTCTCGCACCAGTTGACCGCGGCCTTCTTCTTGTATGCCAGGCCCTTCTCGTACATCTTCAGGAACATCCACTGGTTCCACCTGTAATATTCGGGCTTGTAGGTCGCCACTTCCCTGGTCCAGTCGTAGGAGAAGCCCATGCGCTTGAGCTGGCTCTTCATGTAGCTTATGTTTTCCGACGTCCACTTGAAGGGCGGGATGTTGTTCTTGATGGCGGCGTTCTCCGCCGGGAGCCCGAAGGAGTCCCAGCCCATGGGATGGAACACGTTGTATCCGCTCATTTTCTGGAAGCGCGACACCAGGTCGCCGATGGTGTAGTTCCGGACATGGCCCATGTGGAGCCTCCCCGACGGGTAGGG
Protein-coding regions in this window:
- a CDS encoding ABC transporter ATP-binding protein, whose product is MSIITISGLTKVYDGNTIEVKALCGIDLAIGRGEFTAIAGPSGSGKTTLLNLIGGLDHPTGGVLTVAGSDLNRMTPRELSDIRLNKIGFIFQAYNLIPVLSAVENVEYILLLQGVSREERRDRSRRILEEVGLGKEINRLPKEMSGGQQQRVAVARAIVSEPELVLADEPTANLDQKTGSSLLDLMHDLNHQKNITFLFSTHDQMVMDYAERLIRLSDGMIISDEKKKSARESSVKKAKAKKKK
- a CDS encoding amidohydrolase family protein, with protein sequence MIDVHGHIFNFKYVPDAYFQKFWVRRNDVGQVAIFLHNLLPWTDRDRLSSYAYFLKTGNRRSMKVIFDTMVRYYPPGTIFTPLMMDFQFGFKGNSDQDDTFLSQMREMIELKKDNRDILFPFLAVDPRRKGIFDLVKQSVGDQKDFYGVKIYPALGYLPSDPVLMEIFGHCEEKGIPVTTHCSRGGINTDFHSIRVKGTMFNGDEYEYIDRNERFLVRSKWKRYFNDPRNWVPVLEKYKKLRLNLAHFGGEDEWRLYLSGRKGTWVDKIINLTMRYENVYTDISYTFSYRDFYPTMKKMIAGPVGDKMLFGSDYYMVEMEGHFYSSINTIFVELTDEERKKISEINPGRFLNR
- a CDS encoding leucine--tRNA ligase codes for the protein MADKERDYNFTEIELKWQKRWEESKAFISRKDPAKKKYYVLEMFPYPSGRLHMGHVRNYTIGDLVSRFQKMSGYNVFHPMGWDSFGLPAENAAIKNNIPPFKWTSENISYMKSQLKRMGFSYDWTREVATYKPEYYRWNQWMFLKMYEKGLAYKKKAAVNWCEKCGTVLANEQAEGGICWRCESEVTQKELEQWFFKITDYADDLLKGHEELAPDGAWPEQVLTMQRNWIGRSTGLRINFKLDSGEDFPIYTTRPDTVYGVTFMVIAPEHPLLDRVQDKKIREFIARIRNQSMFDRISDDKEKEGIDTGLKIVNPFTGDIVPLFVGNFVLMEYGTGAIMAVPAHDTRDFAFAKKYGIPVKLVIDNPKAPIDVNAMTDAYVDEGVCVNSGQFNGVPNMDAIEKISDYAESKGFARREVNFRIRDWLVSRQRYWGCPIPMIYCEKCGMVPVPEKDLPVALPTEVDFKGDSQSPLIHMDEFKNVPCPKCGGKARRETDTMDTFVDSSWYYAKFTSPDSKEIFDRGEVEYWMPVDQYIGGIEHAVLHLLYARFFSMVMNDMGLLKSREPFTHLLTQGMVIKDGAKMSKSKGNVVDPDAIIEKYGADTVRLFMLFTAPPHKQLEWSDKGVEGCFRFIGRIWRFVNRFSDLYQAGAKLEGAALSEGLEKARRELHLTVKSVTYDLRERMQYNTAIARMMELVNALYLVDEKELATPEGKLFISEVFGKLLAMLSPFIPHVAAELWEMLGNKTHLHEVPWPDYSESLARRDEVEIVFQVNGKIRGKEQVSAAITKEEMEKMAREHEKIKDFIAGKTVKKVIVVPGKLVNIVVQ